A window of the Terriglobia bacterium genome harbors these coding sequences:
- the purF gene encoding amidophosphoribosyltransferase — MQLLPEKFPVLSLPDEKFHDHCGVFAVYGHPEASKLTYLGLYALQHRGQESAGMVVTDGERLIGRKSMGHVAEVFNEDVLKTLSGHAAIGHTRYSTAGDTNLKNAQPLSVSCQKGQVALAHNGNLVNAASIRRELEARGDIFQTTSDTEVILHYFARSRHTGIPESIAEALDRVSGAYSLVMLFKDSVYAIRDPRGFRPLSLGQLNGAYVVASETCAFDIISASYLREIEPGEMVILDKRGVTSLRFSPPAKPAKCIFEHVYFSRPDSIVFGRSVQSSRDRLGRRLAQEHPADADIVVPVPDSGVAAAIGYSQESGIPLKFGLIRNHYIGRTFIEPTQAIRDFGVKLKLNPVRSLLEGKRVVLVDDSIIRGTTSRKIVQLVREAGAREIHFRISCPPTVSPCYYGVDTPTKEELIASNHSVEEIRQYVGADSLGYLSLEGLRDAMGSDKDNYCLACYTASYPTAIQEPLIALRKRD, encoded by the coding sequence TTGCAACTACTCCCTGAAAAATTCCCAGTACTCTCACTCCCTGACGAAAAGTTCCATGACCATTGCGGCGTGTTCGCCGTTTATGGCCATCCTGAAGCTTCCAAGCTGACCTATCTGGGCCTTTATGCGCTCCAGCATCGCGGGCAGGAGAGCGCCGGGATGGTCGTGACTGACGGCGAGCGGCTGATCGGCCGCAAGAGCATGGGACACGTTGCTGAGGTTTTCAACGAGGACGTTCTGAAAACCCTTTCCGGACATGCCGCCATTGGCCACACGCGATATTCAACAGCGGGCGACACCAATCTGAAAAATGCGCAGCCTCTCAGCGTGAGCTGCCAGAAGGGCCAGGTGGCCCTTGCCCACAATGGGAACCTGGTGAACGCAGCGAGCATCCGGCGCGAACTGGAGGCCCGCGGAGACATTTTTCAGACCACCAGCGACACGGAAGTCATCCTTCACTATTTCGCGCGTTCGCGGCACACCGGAATTCCGGAATCGATTGCCGAGGCCTTGGACCGTGTCTCCGGCGCTTACTCGCTGGTGATGCTTTTCAAAGACAGCGTTTACGCCATTCGCGATCCGCGCGGGTTCCGGCCGCTCAGCCTTGGCCAGTTGAACGGTGCTTACGTTGTCGCCTCCGAGACCTGCGCGTTTGACATCATCAGCGCCAGCTATCTGCGTGAAATCGAGCCGGGTGAAATGGTAATTCTGGACAAGCGCGGCGTCACGTCACTCCGGTTTTCGCCGCCGGCCAAGCCGGCAAAATGCATCTTTGAGCATGTCTATTTTTCACGGCCGGACAGCATCGTGTTTGGCCGTTCCGTGCAGAGCAGCCGGGATAGGCTGGGACGACGCCTTGCGCAGGAACATCCGGCGGACGCCGACATCGTGGTTCCGGTTCCTGATTCCGGAGTTGCCGCGGCCATCGGATACTCCCAGGAATCCGGAATTCCATTGAAGTTTGGCCTGATCCGCAACCACTACATCGGGCGCACCTTCATTGAGCCTACGCAGGCCATCCGCGATTTTGGAGTCAAGCTGAAGCTCAATCCGGTGCGCAGCCTGCTGGAAGGCAAACGGGTCGTTCTGGTGGATGATTCCATCATCCGCGGCACCACCAGCCGGAAGATCGTGCAACTGGTGCGCGAGGCCGGAGCGCGCGAAATCCACTTCCGGATCAGTTGCCCGCCCACCGTCTCGCCCTGTTATTACGGAGTGGACACGCCAACGAAAGAGGAATTGATTGCATCGAACCATAGCGTGGAAGAAATCCGCCAATACGTCGGCGCCGACTCACTCGGCTATCTTTCTCTGGAAGGCCTCCGGGACGCTATGGGCAGTGACAAAGACAATTACTGTCTGGCCTGCTACACGGCCAGCTACCCTACGGCCATCCAGGAGCCGCTGATCGCTTTGCGAAAACGGGACTAG
- a CDS encoding cytosine permease — translation MAAELPNYVESSVPNPLDKRVPWYKSTFPSYAGIFLWVAFYLGLAAPTLSLASPAVCLLGLFVAGLLCFALFYYAPAMLGMQTGRPLYIVGTSTFGVKGGYLMPGLLMGCLQIGWFAVATYFAVDYIMEGLGSHSKALFIAIALLWAYGLAWVAIKGISYVARIAQFLNWVPLIMIIIVFWANKGGLASYQPPQHDSWGGFLAMLAIVIGFFATAGAAGADFGLNNRNRGDVFWGGLTGIALAILVAGGLPVLSVAGHLGTLGNASDFTYAGTIKSVGALAPVMFFLFAAASMVPTTFCTFIAGNSFGTMLPKIPRAVSTMVGATIGVILAITGVAQNLIVFFSIVGASFGPICGAMAADYLLAGKKWSGPRRGVNWAGYVAWAVGFVVGILDKIPGVPATWVKIDRPAVLFSFIVGFVVYLILAKAGALPELIPQAELKSHAKLRAGVPTGQ, via the coding sequence ATGGCTGCCGAACTACCAAATTACGTCGAATCGTCCGTTCCCAATCCCCTGGACAAGCGGGTCCCCTGGTACAAAAGCACGTTTCCTTCTTACGCGGGAATTTTCTTGTGGGTGGCTTTCTATTTGGGTCTTGCAGCGCCAACCCTGAGCCTGGCAAGTCCCGCCGTTTGTCTGCTTGGACTCTTTGTGGCCGGCTTGCTCTGCTTCGCGCTTTTCTACTATGCGCCGGCCATGCTGGGCATGCAGACCGGCCGACCGCTTTACATCGTGGGAACATCCACTTTCGGGGTTAAAGGCGGCTACCTGATGCCCGGCCTACTCATGGGTTGTCTCCAGATCGGGTGGTTTGCCGTGGCGACTTATTTCGCCGTCGATTACATCATGGAGGGGCTCGGCAGCCACTCCAAAGCCCTGTTTATCGCAATTGCGCTGCTGTGGGCGTACGGGCTGGCTTGGGTAGCTATCAAAGGGATTTCCTATGTTGCGCGGATCGCACAGTTTCTAAACTGGGTGCCTCTGATTATGATTATCATCGTTTTCTGGGCCAATAAAGGCGGCTTAGCCAGCTATCAACCACCGCAACACGATTCCTGGGGCGGATTTCTAGCGATGCTCGCCATCGTCATCGGGTTTTTCGCGACCGCGGGTGCGGCAGGCGCTGATTTCGGTCTGAACAACCGAAACCGTGGCGACGTGTTTTGGGGTGGCCTTACCGGCATCGCCCTGGCCATCCTGGTGGCAGGTGGTCTGCCGGTACTTTCCGTTGCCGGCCACCTCGGGACGCTGGGAAACGCTTCGGACTTTACCTATGCGGGGACCATCAAGAGTGTAGGCGCGCTTGCCCCTGTGATGTTTTTTTTGTTTGCGGCAGCATCCATGGTGCCCACGACATTTTGTACCTTCATCGCCGGCAACAGCTTTGGAACCATGTTGCCCAAAATCCCACGGGCTGTTTCGACCATGGTGGGCGCGACTATTGGAGTCATTCTGGCCATCACGGGCGTGGCTCAGAATCTGATCGTCTTCTTCTCGATTGTAGGTGCTTCATTCGGACCGATTTGCGGGGCCATGGCAGCCGATTATCTCCTGGCCGGGAAAAAGTGGTCCGGGCCGCGCAGGGGCGTCAACTGGGCAGGATACGTGGCGTGGGCGGTGGGCTTTGTGGTTGGAATCCTCGACAAAATTCCTGGCGTTCCCGCAACTTGGGTAAAGATTGACCGGCCTGCCGTCCTTTTCTCCTTCATTGTGGGTTTTGTGGTTTACCTCATTCTTGCGAAGGCGGGCGCCTTGCCCGAACTGATTCCTCAAGCGGAACTGAAGTCGCACGCTAAGCTGCGAGCTGGTGTCCCGACTGGGCAATGA
- a CDS encoding PIG-L family deacetylase — translation MPNHARKPIWKTLALMAGILLLPVAARAQFRVLGVTDRISYNAGEEVLLRLAPAQSTSVCDNTAFSATVRYEGDSNAVHTTSPSQVWTCQDGQAAGPYSLLWKIPADARTGRYEVDLLGHDRISAQLTVKIRGAGSFAVHRKLVKIERISLGKTFYVTGDPVECDIAVKNLTDRPLKGLRVEFSNRYWPWIAGPAQQAAASIVTLNDELTLSGGAEQEIHSNQAAIAGNVDQPTIHQYGVVVWDHDRKNVLDIAFSDLVLIRPPGTVSSETYPSQFIYPQLSDVDTKDYRHFYPPGLDRGAIQFDTSHTMFIPGQDAAVHFSIVNPGKSVWKQISIAALLLDPDGKSIEKKMVANQLDLQPGSVARRESETFKLPPDRPGLYQVKVVLSDPSGNNVAENDLELGVNPLPKSILIFCAHEDDEGGWAGLTRAAIENDIPIHFVYFTGGDAGSCDRYYQHSCNPAEALSFGTLRMDETRAVLGHMGVRSSSVFFLGMPDGGSGEIWYHHPDPDHPYLSVLLASDHAPYQNVFQPNLPYARESVVAAAKRLLKEFRPEVVVTAHPPAEGHIDHVVNNYFVVKALQEMVSSKELSPQSIKLYVDRVYNPKEIPSTPYHYLEHVLFVSGEVMALHQEAGWYYQSQGGNHAVGHIRGFDRLSRRIVYRQMLDWEEHQGWNSTP, via the coding sequence TTGCCAAACCACGCGCGAAAGCCCATCTGGAAAACACTGGCGTTGATGGCTGGAATTTTACTGCTCCCGGTAGCGGCTCGGGCGCAATTCCGTGTGTTGGGTGTCACCGACCGGATCAGCTACAACGCGGGTGAGGAAGTCCTGCTGCGGCTGGCCCCGGCACAAAGTACTTCGGTGTGCGACAACACGGCTTTTTCAGCTACGGTACGCTACGAAGGCGATTCGAACGCGGTACACACAACCTCACCCTCGCAGGTTTGGACCTGCCAGGACGGACAGGCTGCGGGTCCCTATTCGCTCCTCTGGAAAATCCCTGCGGATGCGCGCACGGGAAGGTATGAGGTTGACCTCCTGGGCCATGACAGAATCTCAGCGCAGCTCACGGTCAAGATTCGCGGGGCAGGATCTTTTGCCGTGCATCGCAAACTGGTCAAGATCGAGCGCATCAGCCTCGGAAAGACCTTCTACGTGACGGGTGATCCGGTCGAGTGCGACATCGCAGTGAAGAACCTGACAGACCGGCCGCTTAAGGGCCTTCGGGTTGAATTTTCAAACCGCTATTGGCCGTGGATTGCCGGCCCTGCACAGCAGGCTGCTGCGAGCATCGTGACGCTGAATGATGAACTGACGCTGTCAGGAGGCGCCGAGCAGGAAATCCACTCCAACCAAGCCGCCATTGCGGGCAATGTTGACCAGCCGACGATCCACCAGTACGGAGTTGTCGTGTGGGACCATGACAGGAAGAATGTTCTGGACATTGCCTTCAGTGATCTGGTCCTGATCAGGCCGCCCGGCACGGTATCCTCCGAGACTTATCCGTCGCAATTCATTTATCCTCAGCTAAGCGATGTTGATACCAAAGATTACCGGCACTTTTATCCTCCGGGCCTTGACCGTGGCGCCATCCAGTTCGACACAAGTCACACAATGTTTATTCCTGGCCAGGACGCAGCCGTTCACTTCTCGATTGTGAATCCGGGAAAGAGCGTCTGGAAGCAGATATCCATTGCCGCGCTCCTGCTGGATCCGGATGGAAAATCGATTGAAAAGAAAATGGTCGCAAACCAGCTTGACCTGCAGCCGGGATCGGTCGCAAGACGAGAATCGGAAACATTCAAGCTTCCTCCAGACCGTCCGGGACTCTACCAGGTCAAAGTTGTGCTGAGTGATCCATCTGGAAACAATGTTGCCGAGAACGATCTGGAACTGGGCGTGAATCCGCTACCCAAATCCATTCTGATTTTCTGCGCTCACGAGGATGACGAGGGCGGGTGGGCTGGATTGACGCGGGCGGCCATCGAGAATGACATTCCTATCCACTTTGTCTACTTTACCGGCGGCGATGCGGGATCATGTGACCGCTATTATCAGCACTCGTGCAACCCAGCGGAGGCGCTGAGCTTCGGCACGCTGCGCATGGACGAAACACGCGCCGTGTTGGGACACATGGGCGTACGCTCAAGCAGCGTTTTTTTCCTGGGGATGCCGGATGGTGGATCGGGAGAAATCTGGTACCACCATCCCGACCCTGACCATCCTTATTTGTCAGTCCTGCTGGCCTCTGATCACGCTCCCTATCAGAACGTCTTCCAGCCCAACCTGCCTTATGCGCGCGAGTCGGTTGTAGCGGCGGCGAAGAGGTTGCTGAAGGAGTTCCGTCCGGAAGTAGTGGTGACGGCGCACCCGCCCGCCGAAGGGCACATTGACCACGTTGTGAACAACTATTTTGTAGTGAAGGCGCTTCAGGAAATGGTCAGCTCGAAGGAACTATCTCCTCAGAGCATTAAGCTTTACGTTGACAGGGTCTATAATCCAAAAGAAATTCCTTCGACGCCGTATCATTATTTAGAACATGTCTTGTTTGTTTCTGGCGAAGTGATGGCACTCCATCAGGAAGCGGGCTGGTATTATCAATCGCAAGGCGGCAATCACGCCGTGGGACACATCCGCGGCTTCGACCGGCTTTCCCGCAGAATTGTTTATCGCCAGATGTTAGACTGGGAAGAGCATCAGGGGTGGAATTCCACGCCATGA
- a CDS encoding zinc ribbon domain-containing protein: MVEDSHASDFTQEAPLPDEPFACPHCGQMLAASVRVCPSCKMEIDPIDIAPPAAVVPVSAQAVLPPPKEYARFSWGMFFVTLGIWLAAALISQSLLGMEKSQFVLAGLVVLSSAWVYSDARKKNIPTPFRWSLGSILLWIIIFPWYLARRRKPGAACPFIEGEAGRVARIWLLILLFFLLLSFLMMLLRGPRKPSSGGKTPGTHRTAAPGGKIAALTNSIPVQALARAPSEALQT; this comes from the coding sequence ATGGTTGAGGATTCCCACGCATCCGACTTCACCCAGGAGGCCCCTTTACCTGACGAGCCTTTTGCCTGTCCTCACTGCGGCCAAATGCTTGCCGCTTCCGTCCGCGTTTGTCCTTCCTGCAAAATGGAAATTGACCCGATTGATATCGCGCCACCAGCGGCCGTTGTACCCGTTTCCGCACAGGCTGTTTTGCCGCCACCCAAAGAGTACGCGCGATTTTCCTGGGGTATGTTTTTCGTCACCCTTGGAATCTGGCTGGCGGCTGCGCTGATCTCCCAGAGCCTGCTCGGAATGGAAAAAAGCCAGTTCGTTCTGGCTGGCCTGGTGGTCCTTTCCTCCGCCTGGGTGTATAGCGACGCTCGCAAAAAAAATATCCCCACACCATTCCGCTGGAGCTTGGGCTCGATTCTGCTGTGGATTATTATTTTCCCCTGGTACCTGGCGCGGCGGAGAAAACCCGGCGCAGCCTGTCCTTTCATCGAAGGTGAGGCCGGCCGTGTCGCTCGTATATGGCTCCTGATCCTGCTCTTTTTCCTCCTGCTCAGCTTCCTGATGATGCTGCTGAGAGGCCCGCGGAAGCCTTCCTCGGGTGGCAAAACGCCTGGCACGCATCGCACCGCGGCGCCCGGGGGTAAAATCGCGGCCCTGACAAACTCCATTCCCGTTCAGGCGCTGGCCAGAGCGCCTTCAGAAGCTTTGCAGACGTAG
- a CDS encoding galactokinase: protein MVKEAFQKIFGMAPDVTARAPGRVNLIGEHTDYNNGFVLPAAIDRTIEFAAQPRNDDVVHAYSIDFRDQVEFRLDAIETDEEHPWSNYLRGVLKFLQEEGHRLAGADIAFGGNVPREAGLSSSAAVEVGAVALAMKLFEIELDPLEAVRLARRAENDFVHVPCGIMDQFACAMGKRDHALFLDCRDLSYRHVPLSGRVKIVVCYSGVRRALAASEYEIRLKQCRQAVAQLGTTGLAVNSLREIDLTDLEIASHSLSEVLLKRARHVVSENDRVLKAVEDLEKDDLESFGRLMVASHESLRDDYEVSCRELDILVDLALGHPGVLGARMTGAGFGGCTVNLVRADAAEPFAEAVKKGYSKATGLDAEVYVCKASEGALASA from the coding sequence ATGGTCAAGGAAGCCTTTCAAAAAATCTTCGGAATGGCGCCTGACGTTACGGCCCGCGCGCCCGGGCGCGTGAACCTGATCGGCGAACACACCGATTACAACAACGGATTTGTGCTGCCCGCCGCCATTGACCGCACCATCGAATTTGCGGCGCAGCCGCGTAATGACGACGTTGTACACGCTTACTCCATCGACTTCAGGGACCAGGTCGAGTTCAGGTTGGACGCCATTGAAACTGATGAGGAGCACCCGTGGAGCAACTATTTGCGCGGCGTACTGAAGTTCCTTCAGGAGGAGGGGCACCGGCTGGCCGGAGCCGACATTGCGTTTGGAGGCAACGTGCCGCGAGAAGCCGGCCTCAGCTCATCCGCGGCGGTTGAGGTCGGCGCGGTGGCGCTGGCGATGAAGTTGTTTGAAATTGAACTCGATCCGTTGGAGGCAGTTCGCCTTGCCCGCCGTGCCGAGAATGACTTCGTCCACGTGCCCTGCGGAATCATGGACCAGTTCGCCTGCGCGATGGGCAAGCGCGACCACGCGCTGTTCCTCGACTGCCGCGACCTCTCTTATCGGCACGTCCCCTTGTCCGGGCGTGTCAAGATCGTGGTGTGTTATTCGGGAGTCCGCCGGGCGCTGGCCGCTTCAGAGTACGAAATCCGGTTGAAGCAATGTCGTCAAGCCGTCGCGCAACTCGGGACCACGGGGCTGGCAGTCAATTCTCTCCGGGAGATCGACCTGACAGACCTGGAAATTGCAAGCCACAGCCTGAGTGAAGTCCTACTGAAGCGCGCGCGGCACGTGGTGAGTGAGAACGACCGGGTGCTTAAGGCCGTCGAAGATTTGGAGAAGGATGATCTCGAGAGCTTCGGTAGGCTGATGGTCGCATCGCATGAAAGTCTGAGGGATGACTACGAGGTCAGTTGCAGGGAACTCGATATTCTGGTGGATCTGGCCCTGGGGCATCCGGGCGTTTTGGGAGCACGCATGACCGGCGCCGGCTTTGGAGGCTGCACCGTAAATCTGGTTCGCGCTGATGCCGCTGAACCGTTTGCGGAAGCGGTCAAAAAAGGCTACAGCAAAGCGACGGGACTGGATGCGGAAGTCTACGTCTGCAAAGCTTCTGAAGGCGCTCTGGCCAGCGCCTGA
- the galT gene encoding galactose-1-phosphate uridylyltransferase: MTELRWNPTVREWVSTASHRQHRPQMPRDWCPFCPGSGRVPDDYSVYIYPNDFAAFTIPAQTPAIEGDDFYPVRPSHGKCDVVLYHPDHNTSIPQLTVEHLTRLVKTWRKRFEELKATPGIRYVLIFENKGEVIGVTMPHPHGQIYSFPLVPPIIQRELAAARAHHRKHHRCLFCDVLQKERKQRLRIVAENRAFTAFIPFYARWPYEVHVYPRRHLGALDEFKPSEEKALAEILKWVTGKYDNLFRMSFPYMMLLHQAPTRGRHPYYHFHIEFYPPHRSKEKLKYLASVETGAGTFLNDSLAEEKAAELRRVEPTTLREIG, translated from the coding sequence ATGACCGAGCTTCGATGGAATCCGACGGTGCGGGAATGGGTGTCTACCGCTTCGCACCGCCAGCACAGACCGCAGATGCCTCGGGACTGGTGTCCTTTCTGCCCGGGTTCAGGGCGCGTGCCGGATGACTACAGCGTCTATATCTATCCCAATGATTTCGCCGCCTTCACCATTCCCGCCCAAACCCCGGCCATTGAAGGTGACGACTTCTATCCGGTCAGGCCCTCGCACGGCAAGTGTGATGTGGTGCTTTACCACCCGGACCACAACACTTCCATTCCCCAGCTTACGGTGGAGCACCTCACCCGGCTGGTAAAAACCTGGCGCAAGCGATTCGAGGAACTCAAAGCGACGCCGGGCATTCGGTACGTGTTGATTTTTGAAAACAAGGGAGAAGTGATCGGTGTCACCATGCCGCATCCGCATGGGCAGATTTATTCCTTCCCGCTGGTGCCGCCCATCATCCAGCGGGAGCTCGCTGCTGCACGCGCCCATCACCGCAAGCATCACCGCTGCCTGTTCTGCGACGTTCTCCAGAAGGAACGCAAGCAGAGGCTGCGGATTGTGGCTGAGAACCGGGCGTTCACAGCCTTTATTCCTTTCTATGCGCGCTGGCCCTACGAGGTGCACGTTTATCCCCGTCGACACCTGGGGGCGCTCGATGAGTTCAAACCATCGGAAGAAAAGGCACTCGCGGAGATACTGAAGTGGGTGACCGGCAAGTACGACAACCTTTTTAGGATGTCATTCCCCTACATGATGCTGCTGCACCAGGCCCCAACACGTGGCCGCCATCCTTATTATCATTTTCACATCGAGTTCTATCCGCCACACCGGAGCAAGGAAAAACTAAAGTACCTGGCCAGCGTCGAAACGGGTGCGGGAACCTTTCTGAATGATTCGCTGGCTGAAGAAAAGGCAGCCGAGCTGCGCCGGGTAGAACCCACGACTCTCCGTGAAATCGGCTGA
- the mqnC gene encoding cyclic dehypoxanthinyl futalosine synthase: MGLTEAQALEMLHSDDLIGIGMEADAQRRKLHPGNIVTYQIDRNINYTNICTEYCSFCAFYRPVGSPEGYVLPLETIYLKIEETLALGGTGVLMQGGLHPDLKMDYYENLLSSIKDRYPQVHLHCLSAPEVLNIAEICGLTVRDTLMRLRDAGLDSIPGAGAEILDDEVRRRIARLKCSTDEWLSVHREAHKLGMRTTATMMFGCGETLQQRMTHLERIRRLQAETGGFTAFIPWFFQRENTSLGRFIKEEVTAVEYLKTLAVSRLYLDNIQNVQASWLTPGHKVCQIALRFGGNDVGSILIEENVVSAAGCGRTSSEEKLRRMIRDAGFRPIKRDTLYRNYFLN, encoded by the coding sequence ATGGGTTTAACTGAGGCACAAGCTCTCGAAATGCTGCACTCCGACGACCTGATCGGCATTGGCATGGAGGCTGACGCCCAGCGCAGGAAGCTGCATCCTGGTAACATCGTCACCTACCAGATCGATCGCAATATTAATTACACTAATATCTGCACGGAGTACTGCTCCTTCTGCGCGTTTTACAGGCCCGTCGGCTCGCCGGAAGGATACGTTCTGCCGCTCGAAACCATCTATCTGAAGATCGAAGAAACACTGGCGCTGGGCGGCACCGGAGTGCTGATGCAGGGCGGCCTGCACCCCGACTTGAAGATGGATTACTACGAGAACCTCCTTTCCAGCATCAAGGACCGTTATCCCCAGGTCCATCTGCACTGCCTTTCGGCGCCGGAAGTTCTGAACATTGCCGAAATCTGCGGACTGACCGTTCGAGATACGCTGATGCGCCTGAGGGACGCGGGTCTCGACTCCATCCCCGGAGCAGGTGCGGAAATCCTTGACGACGAAGTCCGACGACGAATTGCCCGCCTGAAGTGCAGCACCGATGAATGGCTCTCCGTGCACCGCGAGGCGCACAAACTGGGCATGCGGACAACCGCCACCATGATGTTCGGCTGTGGAGAGACCCTTCAACAACGAATGACGCACCTGGAACGCATTCGCCGGCTGCAGGCGGAGACGGGCGGATTCACCGCGTTCATTCCCTGGTTTTTCCAGCGTGAAAACACCTCTCTGGGGCGCTTCATTAAAGAAGAAGTCACGGCAGTGGAATATCTAAAGACCCTTGCCGTCAGCCGCCTTTACCTGGACAACATTCAGAATGTTCAGGCATCCTGGTTGACCCCGGGACACAAGGTCTGCCAGATCGCTCTTCGTTTTGGTGGCAATGATGTTGGGAGTATTCTGATTGAAGAGAATGTCGTTTCCGCCGCGGGCTGTGGGCGCACCTCTTCTGAAGAAAAACTTCGCCGGATGATTCGCGACGCCGGCTTCCGCCCCATCAAACGCGACACGCTTTATCGCAATTACTTCCTGAATTAG
- a CDS encoding menaquinone biosynthesis protein: MDTTTRPRVSVVKYLNTVPLIWGMLKGDQQGKYDLDFTTPANCADGLRRREAVLGIVPSIEYQRMDGLRILPGCSIASKETVKSVLLLSKVPIEKVETVALDNSSRTSVALVRVLLQKFYLRTFSATTVDPEPAKMLQQADAALLIGDPALTFDGQNLLVYDLAAEWKKFTGLPFVFAVWAGHKDMGLGRFCADFEASRDYGLAHIDEIACEYAPRLGLAPKAVKVYLKENIDYSLDEENRSGLELFYRLAREIGLVPAARKIELV, from the coding sequence ATGGACACCACCACGCGACCCAGGGTTTCGGTTGTCAAATACCTGAACACCGTCCCGTTGATCTGGGGGATGTTGAAGGGCGATCAGCAGGGAAAATACGACCTCGATTTCACCACTCCGGCAAATTGCGCGGACGGACTGCGCCGGCGCGAAGCGGTCCTCGGCATTGTGCCGTCTATCGAGTACCAGCGCATGGATGGCCTGCGAATCCTGCCCGGATGTTCCATCGCCTCAAAGGAAACCGTCAAGAGCGTTCTGCTGCTCAGCAAAGTGCCTATCGAAAAAGTGGAGACCGTCGCGCTTGACAATTCCTCGCGAACTTCGGTTGCGCTGGTTCGGGTTTTGCTGCAGAAGTTTTATTTGCGAACCTTCAGCGCGACCACTGTTGATCCGGAACCGGCCAAGATGCTGCAACAGGCTGATGCGGCGCTTCTGATTGGCGATCCGGCGCTCACATTTGATGGCCAAAACCTGCTGGTGTATGATCTGGCGGCCGAGTGGAAAAAATTTACAGGGTTGCCTTTTGTGTTTGCGGTGTGGGCGGGTCACAAAGACATGGGGCTTGGCCGCTTCTGCGCGGACTTTGAGGCCTCGAGAGACTATGGACTCGCGCACATCGACGAAATTGCCTGCGAGTACGCGCCCAGGCTGGGGCTGGCGCCGAAGGCGGTGAAGGTTTACCTGAAAGAAAATATCGATTATTCTTTGGATGAGGAAAACCGCAGCGGTCTGGAGCTTTTTTACCGCCTTGCGCGCGAAATCGGCCTGGTCCCAGCGGCAAGGAAAATTGAATTAGTCTAG
- a CDS encoding GNAT family N-acetyltransferase, translating into MQIQIRRARPEDAEELGRICYEAFKTISEAHNFPPDLPSPEMAAEIISMLSSHPGFFGVAADLDGRLIGSNFLDERSPIGGIGPITIDPAWQDRSAGRQLMEAVLQRTREKRLAGVRLVQAAFHSRSLSLYAKLGFQVREPLSCMQGPSIKASIARCSVRAATGADIPACNRLCFAVHGYDRASELADDVKQGSAQVVERGGQITGYATEVGFFGHAVAATNDDLKALIGAAEEFRGPGILLPSRNGEMLAWCLRHGLRITQPMTLMTMGLYNEPAGAYLPSIIY; encoded by the coding sequence ATGCAGATTCAAATTCGTCGCGCCCGGCCTGAAGACGCTGAGGAACTGGGACGGATCTGTTACGAAGCGTTCAAAACGATTTCCGAGGCGCATAATTTTCCGCCGGATCTTCCTTCTCCGGAAATGGCCGCGGAGATTATTTCCATGCTCAGCTCACATCCCGGCTTTTTCGGGGTCGCGGCTGATCTGGACGGCCGATTGATCGGCAGCAATTTTCTGGATGAACGTTCGCCGATTGGCGGCATCGGACCCATCACGATTGATCCCGCCTGGCAGGACCGGTCGGCCGGGCGGCAGTTGATGGAGGCGGTCCTTCAGCGGACGCGCGAAAAGAGGCTTGCCGGAGTACGGCTGGTCCAGGCCGCTTTCCATAGCCGCTCGCTTTCTCTTTATGCCAAGCTTGGTTTTCAGGTGCGTGAGCCGCTGAGCTGCATGCAAGGGCCATCCATTAAGGCCTCGATTGCGAGATGCAGCGTCCGGGCGGCCACGGGAGCGGACATCCCGGCGTGCAACCGCCTCTGCTTCGCTGTCCACGGATACGATCGGGCGAGCGAACTCGCCGACGACGTGAAGCAAGGCAGCGCCCAGGTGGTAGAACGCGGCGGCCAGATTACGGGTTACGCAACCGAGGTTGGATTTTTCGGGCATGCCGTGGCGGCCACGAATGACGACCTCAAGGCCCTGATCGGCGCGGCTGAAGAGTTCCGCGGGCCTGGCATCCTGCTGCCTTCGCGCAACGGGGAAATGCTGGCCTGGTGCCTGCGGCACGGCCTGCGTATTACGCAGCCGATGACGCTGATGACGATGGGCTTGTATAACGAACCCGCTGGAGCTTACCTGCCGTCGATCATCTATTGA